A genome region from Candidatus Kryptobacter tengchongensis includes the following:
- a CDS encoding Capsule assembly protein Wzi translates to MGGHKISCLTKFTIFIVIAVVFLENFSFAQFSETIPTDYWIYHIIEELKLRGYFRELPQGYKPYSRIEISRHIVKENTRVKNDFERKLFKILEEEFRDEIDFLYTQVQSNSTNLLRDTDDFKLKAGVMLSEYAWRDGYSNRLLRFRGRAKFSLYYSDKFTLYNNSLMDQNLLDDTTYTGKKWLGFFAGYTEQGYLKLNVGPMSVKLGRDYIKWGYGKGGNLLISDYAIPYDIIQIDLFSKKIKYSWFISQLDDRIPDSIKVLETDRFDNVEVLKSRRYLSANRLEINLWCKLYLGLGQAILYGGNHRNIDLTLSNPIAFFYEFQINDGKESNIFFYADLTYYPIRNLNLYAEFLIDDWMYQRKMKQELEPNTYAFLIGFKIGDILNIIGSELNAEYTQIRNRTYNHEYDHNKYLRFKRPIAHPLGNDFQSFELWLTQWVLRKLKLTLNYKFIEHGEGSIEKPWDEPWMAPDITVETGYKEKFPYGVVERTHRIGFGLFYYFSSKLNFNLEVFYSDIKNYKNIEGSKKKLFTFKAWLFFNFDKTVGS, encoded by the coding sequence ATGGGAGGGCATAAAATATCTTGTTTAACTAAATTTACAATTTTTATTGTAATTGCAGTTGTTTTTCTTGAGAATTTTTCTTTCGCCCAATTTTCCGAGACCATCCCAACTGACTACTGGATTTACCACATTATTGAAGAACTTAAACTTCGTGGTTACTTTAGGGAGCTACCACAGGGGTATAAACCATATTCAAGGATTGAAATATCAAGGCATATAGTTAAGGAGAACACAAGGGTAAAGAATGATTTTGAAAGAAAGCTTTTCAAAATTCTTGAGGAAGAATTTAGAGATGAAATTGATTTTTTATACACGCAGGTACAATCAAACTCAACTAACCTTTTGAGAGATACCGATGATTTTAAACTCAAAGCTGGTGTTATGCTTTCTGAATACGCTTGGCGTGATGGTTATTCAAATCGTCTTTTAAGGTTTAGGGGCAGAGCAAAATTTTCACTGTATTATAGTGATAAGTTTACACTTTATAATAATTCTCTAATGGATCAAAATTTGCTTGATGATACAACTTACACTGGTAAGAAATGGCTCGGCTTTTTTGCTGGTTACACCGAGCAAGGTTATTTAAAATTAAATGTCGGACCTATGTCGGTTAAATTGGGGAGGGATTATATAAAGTGGGGATATGGAAAGGGCGGGAATTTGTTAATTTCGGATTACGCAATTCCATACGATATAATTCAAATTGATTTATTCTCCAAGAAAATTAAATATAGCTGGTTTATCTCTCAACTTGATGATAGGATACCAGATAGTATTAAAGTACTAGAAACGGATAGATTTGATAACGTTGAAGTATTAAAATCTCGTAGGTATCTGTCTGCCAATAGGTTGGAGATAAACTTATGGTGCAAGCTTTATTTAGGACTTGGGCAAGCTATTTTATATGGTGGAAATCACCGTAATATTGATTTAACACTTTCAAATCCAATAGCATTTTTTTATGAATTTCAAATAAATGATGGAAAGGAATCAAATATATTTTTTTATGCTGATTTAACTTATTATCCAATTCGAAATTTAAATTTGTATGCTGAATTTCTCATAGATGATTGGATGTACCAAAGAAAAATGAAACAGGAACTTGAACCCAATACATACGCGTTTCTAATTGGATTTAAAATTGGGGATATATTAAATATAATTGGTAGTGAATTAAATGCAGAGTATACTCAAATTAGAAATAGAACTTATAATCATGAATATGATCACAATAAATATCTTCGTTTCAAAAGACCAATTGCTCATCCACTTGGGAACGATTTCCAAAGTTTTGAATTATGGCTAACGCAATGGGTTTTGAGGAAATTAAAATTAACTCTAAATTACAAATTTATTGAACACGGAGAAGGCTCAATTGAAAAACCTTGGGATGAGCCGTGGATGGCACCTGATATAACAGTTGAAACTGGATATAAAGAAAAATTTCCATATGGTGTGGTTGAAAGAACACATAGAATCGGGTTTGGTTTGTTTTATTATTTTAGCTCAAAATTAAATTTTAATCTTGAGGTTTTTTATTCAGATATAAAAAATTATAAAAACATTGAGGGGTCTAAAAAGAAGTTATTCACATTTAAAGCCTGGTTATTTTTCAACTTTGATAAAACAGTAGGGAGCTAA